Part of the Terriglobales bacterium genome, GTTATGACCTTGCACGGTCACGCGGTGCGCCCCGTCCGCCAACGGCAGCATCGTGTCGATCGAGCTCGCCCGCACCTCGTAGGCCTTGTTGTGGTCCACGTAGACCTGCATCAGGTCGACGGTCGAGCTGGAATGGCTGCCCGCCACGATGTGCACCGGCGAGCTCACGTTGGCGCCGTCTGCCGGCTGGCAGATCGTCACCGAGGGATTGGTCTGGTCGAGCGTGCACTGCGCCCCCGCAAACCCGGTCGCGGCGAGCAGCAGGCAAACGATTCCAAGCGGTCGTGCGAGAAGAGAGCGCATAACAAGGCCCTGGGGGGGAACCAATATTTACTATCTAGTTACGATGCTCGGACCCGCGCCAGTGCTGCCGCTGCCTGAATTTCTCCACGATGATTTGATCTTCTCTGCTTCCCCTGCGTCCTCTGCGCCGCTCATTCGCCCCCCTCATTTCCCTCTTCTTCATGAGCCGACGCTGTAACAAACCAAGAGAAATCGAATTTCCTCCTCTCCTCCTCTCCTGCTGTTTTCATTTCGGCCCCTTAGAATGGAAGCAGATGCCCTCCGCTGTTTCCTCTAAGGTCCACGAGCTCGCCCTTGCCGCGGGGTTCGACCGCGCCGGCACGGTCTCGCTCGCGCAGCCCATGCCCGAGCTCGACTTCTTCCCCGCGTGGCTGGAGCGCGGCGCCGCCGGCGACATGGACTACCTCGCCTCCCGCGACGAACACGGCCGCCTGAAGCGCGCGAACGTGCAGGCCACCTTCCCGTGGGCGAAGTCTGCCATCGTCTGCGCCCTCGACTACAACACCGCGCCGCCCTACTCCACCGAATGTCGCGACCCGCGCCGCGGATGGATCTCGCGCTACGCCTGGTTCCCCAACACCGATTACCACGACGCCGTGATGTCGCGCCTCATCCGCCTCGAAGACGCCTTGAAGCGCCAGCACCCCGCCGCCCGCACGCGCCGCTACGTCGACACCGGGCCGCTCCTCGAGCGCGTCCTCGCCAAGTACGCCGGCCTCGGCTGGCAGGCGAAGAACACCTGCCTCATCTCCGAAGACGCCGGCTCCTGGTTCTTCCTCGGCGTGCTCCTCACCTCGCTCGAGCTGCCCTCGCCGGCCCTTCCCGCCCCCGACCGCTGCGGCACCTGCACCGCCTGCCTAGACGCCTGCCCCACCAACGCGTTCCCCGCGCCTTACCAGCTCGACGCCGCGCGCTGCATCTCCTACCTCACCATCGAGAAACGCGGCGCACTCCCTGACGACCTGCGCCCGCTCATGGGTGATCACCTGTTCGGCTGCGACATCTGCCAGGACGTCTGTCCCTGGAATTCGAGAGACCGCCACGACCAGCACCGCGCCGCCCTGGCGAAAGCACCCGAGTTCGTCCCCGATCCGTCGCTCGTCAACCCGCCGCTCGAAGAGATGGCCACGCTCTCCCGCGAAGACTTCCAGCGCCGCTTCCGCCGCTCGCCCGTCAAGCGCGCCAAGTACTCCGGCCTGCGCCGCAACGCCGTGGTCGCCATGGGCAACAGCGGCGACTCGGGCTTCCTCCCCACGCTCCAGCGCCTCTCTCACGACGACGATCCGGTCGTCGCCTCCCACGCCGCGTGGGCCATCCGGTATCTCGAGCGGTAGGCGCCGGCGACCCGCCGGCGCGCTTTGCGCTACCATAATGTTGATGTCGCGCCTCGCCCGCCTCTTCTCTCTCGCTCTTCTGCTCGCCCTCTGCGCGCCCTTCCTCCACGCCGGCGAGCCCGAGTGGACCGAGGTCCGCTCCCCGCACTTCCAGGTCATCACCGACGCCGGCGCGAACAAGGGCCGCGACGTCGCGCTCCGCTTCGAGCAGATGCGCCACGTCTTCGGCGCCCTCCTGCTCAAGGACAAGGTCAACATCCCCGTCCCGCTCCTCATCATCGCCTTCCGCAACAGCAAGGAGATGAGGCAGCACGTCCCGCTCTGGAAGGGCAAGCCCGTCAGCCTCGCCGGCCTCTTTCAGGGTTCCGAGGACCGCAACTTCATCCTGCTCGACCTCTCCAGCCCCAACGCCTTCGAAGTCGTCTTCCACGAGTACGCCCACCTGCTGCTCAACGGGAACTTCCCCCGCATGCCGGCGTGGTTCGACGAAGGCTTTGCCGAGTACTACTCCACCATCAAGGTCTCGCAGAAAGAATTCGAGGTCGGCGACGTCCCCGAGTACGTCCCCTACGTCCTGCGCGAGCGCGGCCTCATGCCGGTGGCCGACCTGTTCGCCGTCACCCACGACACCGCCACCTACA contains:
- the queG gene encoding tRNA epoxyqueuosine(34) reductase QueG, yielding MPSAVSSKVHELALAAGFDRAGTVSLAQPMPELDFFPAWLERGAAGDMDYLASRDEHGRLKRANVQATFPWAKSAIVCALDYNTAPPYSTECRDPRRGWISRYAWFPNTDYHDAVMSRLIRLEDALKRQHPAARTRRYVDTGPLLERVLAKYAGLGWQAKNTCLISEDAGSWFFLGVLLTSLELPSPALPAPDRCGTCTACLDACPTNAFPAPYQLDAARCISYLTIEKRGALPDDLRPLMGDHLFGCDICQDVCPWNSRDRHDQHRAALAKAPEFVPDPSLVNPPLEEMATLSREDFQRRFRRSPVKRAKYSGLRRNAVVAMGNSGDSGFLPTLQRLSHDDDPVVASHAAWAIRYLER